The following are encoded in a window of Pseudomonadota bacterium genomic DNA:
- the rplV gene encoding 50S ribosomal protein L22 translates to MEILARAKMIRISPRKVRIVGEVIKKKNVNDAMGILMYMPQKASFILKKLLDSAIANAKQKKYVDIDSLFIKNVIVDGGPMLKRFLPRAMGRASKIRKRLSHITLVLDES, encoded by the coding sequence ATGGAAATTTTGGCAAGAGCAAAAATGATAAGGATTTCTCCAAGAAAGGTAAGAATTGTAGGAGAAGTTATAAAGAAGAAAAATGTCAATGATGCAATGGGTATTCTCATGTATATGCCTCAGAAGGCGTCTTTTATCCTTAAAAAACTTCTTGATAGTGCGATTGCCAACGCAAAGCAAAAAAAGTATGTGGATATAGATAGTCTTTTTATTAAGAATGTAATAGTCGATGGGGGACCCATGTTAAAACGGTTTCTACCGAGGGCTATGGGAAGGGCATCGAAGATCAGAAAGAGATTAAGTCACATCACCCTTGTGCTGGATGAATCTTAA
- the rpsS gene encoding 30S ribosomal protein S19 yields the protein MARSLKKGPYVNEKLMEKALAAKGSRSSKVIKTWNRSSTITPDFIGLTFAVHNGKKFIPVFVSEEMVGHKLGEFSPTRIFHSHSGDRKAKVVKRKE from the coding sequence GTGGCAAGGTCTTTAAAGAAAGGGCCATACGTAAACGAAAAGTTAATGGAAAAGGCCTTAGCAGCAAAGGGGTCGAGGAGTTCAAAGGTTATAAAGACCTGGAACAGGAGCTCAACAATCACACCGGATTTTATTGGGTTGACTTTTGCAGTTCACAATGGAAAGAAATTTATACCTGTTTTTGTGTCAGAGGAAATGGTTGGCCATAAGCTTGGTGAATTTTCTCCAACGAGAATATTTCACAGTCATTCAGGAGATAGAAAAGCAAAAGTTGTGAAAAGGAAGGAATAG
- the rplB gene encoding 50S ribosomal protein L2 — MGIQEYKPTSAGRRFMSINTFEEITKDKPEKSLVVPVKRSGGRNNYGRITTRHIGGGHKRNYRVIDFKRNKYEIPGKVAGIEYDPNRSANIALIHYVDGEKRYILAPLKLKVGDVIIASKKSDTEINEGNAIPLKYIPAGTFIHNVEMKPGKGGQIARSAGNYAQLVAKEGAYGHVRLPSGGVRLILLTCMATIGQVGNIDHENVTIGKAGKSRWKGTRPTVRGTAMNPVDHPLGGGEGRSKGGRHPCSPWGQLSKGLKTRKNKRTDKYIIKLRG, encoded by the coding sequence ATGGGCATACAGGAATATAAGCCAACATCTGCCGGCAGAAGATTCATGAGCATTAACACCTTTGAGGAGATTACAAAGGATAAACCGGAGAAATCGTTAGTAGTACCCGTTAAAAGGTCAGGCGGCAGAAATAATTATGGCAGGATAACAACAAGACATATTGGCGGCGGACATAAGAGAAACTACAGGGTTATAGATTTCAAAAGGAATAAATATGAAATTCCCGGTAAAGTTGCGGGCATTGAGTATGACCCCAACAGATCTGCAAACATTGCACTTATACATTATGTTGATGGTGAAAAAAGGTATATTCTTGCACCGCTTAAGTTGAAGGTTGGTGATGTGATCATTGCGAGCAAGAAATCGGATACTGAAATAAATGAAGGAAATGCAATTCCTTTAAAATATATCCCTGCCGGAACCTTTATTCATAACGTAGAGATGAAACCTGGAAAAGGCGGACAGATTGCACGAAGCGCAGGCAATTATGCGCAGCTTGTAGCGAAAGAAGGCGCTTATGGACATGTAAGGCTGCCTTCCGGAGGAGTAAGGCTGATTCTGTTGACTTGCATGGCGACAATTGGACAGGTAGGAAACATTGACCATGAGAATGTCACAATAGGAAAGGCAGGCAAATCAAGATGGAAGGGTACAAGACCTACCGTCAGAGGAACAGCTATGAACCCTGTAGACCATCCATTGGGCGGTGGTGAGGGAAGATCAAAGGGCGGAAGACATCCATGTTCTCCCTGGGGACAGTTATCAAAAGGATTGAAAACAAGAAAAAATAAAAGAACTGATAAATATATAATCAAGTTAAGAGGTTAG